Proteins from a genomic interval of Pontibacillus yanchengensis:
- a CDS encoding ParA family protein, protein MSITITMGIQKGGCGKSTTTGILAHLLSKDYKVLAIDLDSQGNLTELLSGQVSNDFVGNSVLEAMEYHDIPSYLHTISDTLDLLPANNFLATFARWLYTGKTYQGERIPYKGSPSLVLDKALNPIRENYDFILIDTPPSLSEQTTNALCASDYVVVMYECSNWCYSAIPNFLDSVGGAKENGERSTEVIGILRTMNDVRRTDAKAFNELIEEDYPDLIFKTIITRKAPVGRLSLYGFQDNKELNQVISQYYAFYKELLNRVQNR, encoded by the coding sequence ATGTCTATTACAATTACGATGGGGATACAAAAAGGTGGATGTGGTAAGTCAACTACTACTGGTATTCTTGCCCATTTATTAAGCAAAGATTATAAAGTACTAGCTATTGATTTGGATTCACAAGGGAATTTAACAGAGTTATTGTCTGGTCAGGTATCAAATGATTTTGTAGGCAACTCTGTTTTAGAAGCAATGGAATATCACGATATTCCATCCTATTTACACACAATAAGCGATACTTTAGATTTATTACCAGCAAATAATTTTTTAGCGACTTTTGCTCGTTGGTTGTACACTGGTAAGACCTATCAAGGAGAACGTATTCCCTATAAAGGAAGCCCGAGTCTAGTCTTAGATAAAGCATTAAATCCCATTAGAGAAAATTATGATTTCATATTAATTGATACTCCTCCATCACTTAGTGAACAAACAACTAATGCTTTATGTGCAAGTGACTATGTCGTGGTAATGTATGAGTGTTCTAATTGGTGTTATTCAGCTATTCCAAATTTTTTAGATTCAGTGGGGGGAGCCAAAGAAAATGGTGAACGATCTACTGAGGTTATAGGGATATTACGTACTATGAATGATGTGAGACGAACAGATGCAAAAGCGTTTAATGAGCTCATTGAAGAAGATTATCCAGATCTTATATTTAAAACTATCATAACTAGAAAAGCACCTGTTGGAAGACTATCACTATATGGTTTTCAAGATAACAAAGAGCTTAATCAAGTTATTTCCCAATACTATGCGTTCTATAAGGAGTTGTTGAACCGTGTCCAAAATCGATGA
- a CDS encoding CBO0543 family protein produces MKHPRKDWVLIFFMKCFISSLVDKITVSCGWIEYPVRLFPRFLKISVLFDYLLFPLLCVWFNQTSYTSNMKSILLQAFWIYSLPVTIFETWLERKTDLIRYKRWSWFHSLTSLAATFLLVRGIMGLIRRDSQISSCGSSD; encoded by the coding sequence TTGAAGCATCCTCGAAAAGATTGGGTTCTTATTTTCTTTATGAAATGTTTCATATCCAGTTTGGTTGATAAGATAACAGTTTCTTGTGGTTGGATTGAATATCCTGTGCGCTTGTTTCCCAGATTTTTAAAAATCAGTGTTCTATTCGACTATCTCTTATTCCCATTGCTTTGTGTTTGGTTTAATCAAACCTCTTACACTTCCAATATGAAGAGCATTTTACTGCAAGCATTTTGGATCTACAGCTTGCCTGTAACCATCTTCGAGACATGGCTAGAGCGTAAAACAGATTTAATACGATATAAACGATGGTCCTGGTTTCATTCTTTAACTTCATTGGCGGCTACGTTTTTGCTGGTACGAGGGATAATGGGATTAATTAGAAGGGATAGTCAAATCTCTTCATGTGGTTCCAGCGATTAA
- a CDS encoding AbrB family transcriptional regulator — protein MTRKISKFGNSLGITLPKDELSKHKWDNGVDVDVKVYDDKIVLSRTNKVDLPQGISPDFFETLETNYHQYEDTIKELKDR, from the coding sequence ATGACACGTAAAATTTCGAAGTTCGGCAATTCTCTAGGGATTACATTACCTAAAGATGAGTTGTCCAAGCACAAGTGGGATAATGGCGTTGATGTTGATGTCAAGGTCTATGATGATAAGATTGTTCTTTCTCGTACGAATAAAGTCGACCTACCCCAAGGGATCTCTCCAGACTTCTTTGAAACACTGGAGACAAATTATCATCAGTATGAAGATACCATCAAGGAACTGAAAGATCGTTGA
- a CDS encoding type II toxin-antitoxin system death-on-curing family toxin, which produces MRYLTVQEVMAINSYVIQRTSAGEFIGVKEPTLLDSAVHRPQQSVLGNDAYPTIPGKASALLESLAQNHCFHNANKRTAFLSMLQFLAYNSAGFGMDQKTAEDFVVDIVNKKYTFEDIVEIVRENVT; this is translated from the coding sequence TTGAGATATCTCACTGTTCAAGAAGTAATGGCCATCAATTCTTACGTCATCCAACGAACCTCCGCTGGTGAATTCATTGGAGTGAAGGAACCAACGTTGTTGGACTCAGCTGTCCATCGCCCCCAGCAATCGGTTCTAGGTAACGACGCTTATCCAACCATCCCTGGGAAGGCATCGGCCCTTTTGGAATCATTGGCTCAAAATCATTGCTTTCATAATGCGAATAAACGAACAGCCTTTTTAAGTATGTTGCAATTCCTGGCGTATAATTCCGCAGGATTTGGCATGGATCAAAAAACTGCAGAAGACTTTGTGGTAGATATCGTAAATAAAAAATATACGTTTGAGGATATTGTTGAGATTGTTAGGGAGAACGTTACCTAA
- a CDS encoding MerR family transcriptional regulator, giving the protein MSGGYSIGEVAKKFEVHHARLRDWCNHGLIDSYRGARNARFIHESEFKKIEQIKQFMERDPKPTLDEVREELFKETLLVQKKASDRQDEMSTALSNALQKEGLYEMFEMFAHKFSEMEYKVAKMDEMQQKLDSMSKYLESMDQKSEIEAKLEKALEEENQIRLRVEAKLEQVQNEQNQKLQEQIDSMNRSIENIDQQSEREAKLEAELEKERQIRLRTEDKLDQVYTEQSQNQKKEKGFWQRLFSSSSD; this is encoded by the coding sequence GTGAGTGGAGGTTATTCTATTGGTGAAGTAGCCAAAAAGTTTGAAGTTCATCACGCCAGGCTTCGTGATTGGTGTAATCATGGTCTTATTGATTCTTACCGAGGTGCTCGGAATGCTCGTTTTATCCATGAATCGGAATTCAAGAAAATTGAGCAAATTAAACAGTTCATGGAACGTGATCCAAAGCCAACGTTGGATGAAGTGCGAGAAGAATTGTTCAAAGAAACTTTATTAGTTCAGAAAAAAGCATCTGATCGCCAGGATGAAATGAGTACTGCGCTATCTAATGCTCTTCAAAAAGAAGGTTTGTACGAGATGTTCGAGATGTTCGCACATAAGTTTTCGGAAATGGAATACAAGGTAGCCAAGATGGACGAGATGCAGCAGAAACTGGATTCGATGAGCAAATATCTCGAAAGCATGGATCAAAAATCCGAAATTGAAGCTAAACTAGAGAAGGCTTTAGAAGAAGAGAACCAAATACGTCTCCGGGTTGAAGCTAAATTAGAGCAAGTTCAGAATGAGCAAAACCAAAAGTTACAAGAACAAATAGATTCAATGAACAGGTCTATCGAAAACATAGATCAACAATCTGAACGTGAGGCTAAACTGGAGGCTGAACTAGAGAAAGAGCGCCAAATAAGGCTTAGGACAGAGGATAAGTTAGACCAAGTTTACACTGAACAGAGCCAGAATCAGAAAAAAGAAAAAGGATTTTGGCAGAGACTATTTAGTTCTAGTTCTGATTAA
- a CDS encoding HTH domain-containing protein, with the protein MKGEIESNQDFSSKEVARRLGIESVTVRKYCNELEHKGYEFKKNERGWRVF; encoded by the coding sequence ATGAAAGGTGAGATAGAGAGTAATCAGGATTTTTCGAGCAAAGAAGTAGCCAGGCGTCTTGGCATTGAATCTGTAACAGTGAGGAAATACTGTAATGAGCTTGAGCATAAAGGGTATGAGTTTAAGAAGAATGAACGAGGATGGCGCGTTTTTTAA
- a CDS encoding site-specific integrase has product MTKERLGQQSVEPIRDPELIRDMKEHLLHKSYRDYFLFAFGINSGLRISDILPLRVMDVRETDHLRIREKKTRNIRKVRMTAALRQEIEKYTKGLAASDYLFPSRKGGPINRTSAWRIINGAADACGVPGPIGTHTLRKTFGYHFYQKTKDVAMLQEIFGHSSPSITLRYIGINDDMMNQALEDFSL; this is encoded by the coding sequence ATGACTAAGGAACGCCTGGGACAGCAAAGTGTGGAACCTATTCGAGATCCGGAACTGATCCGAGATATGAAGGAGCATCTCTTACATAAGAGTTATCGGGATTATTTCTTGTTTGCGTTTGGAATCAATTCAGGGTTGCGGATTAGTGACATCCTGCCCTTGCGGGTGATGGATGTGCGGGAAACGGACCATCTGCGGATCCGGGAGAAGAAGACGCGGAACATACGAAAGGTCCGAATGACGGCGGCGCTGCGCCAGGAGATCGAAAAATACACGAAGGGCCTCGCAGCATCGGATTATCTCTTCCCCTCCCGCAAAGGCGGGCCCATCAATCGCACCAGTGCCTGGCGGATCATCAATGGCGCTGCAGATGCTTGTGGGGTGCCAGGACCCATCGGGACGCATACGTTGCGCAAGACGTTTGGCTATCACTTCTATCAGAAGACGAAGGATGTAGCGATGTTGCAGGAGATATTTGGGCATTCTAGCCCTTCCATCACCTTACGATATATTGGCATCAATGATGACATGATGAACCAGGCTCTTGAAGATTTTAGTCTATAA